From the genome of Triticum aestivum cultivar Chinese Spring chromosome 3B, IWGSC CS RefSeq v2.1, whole genome shotgun sequence, one region includes:
- the LOC123066526 gene encoding oryzain alpha chain, which yields MNGTTNSSLAEEEQRAYTMFKHRLGLIDRRWHDEGYSVFSWERGRSEEDTRKIFAEWKVQEGVTYSSIAHQEHRYTIFKEALRDIDQHNSDYAIGVYNNNRCIDQFSHLIQEEYEAVCCGYWEVMPSEAELQRVGEILERLWQAFTLRLN from the coding sequence ATGAACGGCACGACCAACAGCTCCCTCGCCGAGGAGGAGCAGCGCGCGTACACCATGTTCAAGCACAGGCTCGGCCTCATCGACCGGCGGTGGCATGACGAAGGCTACTCCGTCTTCTCctgggagagggggaggagcgagGAGGACACGCGCAAGATCTTCGCGGAATGGAAGGTACAAGAAGGAGTTACCTACAGCTCCATCGCCCACCAGGAGCACCGGTACACCATATTTAAGGAGGCCCTCCGCGACATCGACCAGCACAACTCTGACTACGCCATCGGGGTCTACAATAACAACCGATGCATCGACCAGTTCAGCCATCTCATCCAAGAGGAGTACGAAGCCGTTTGCTGCGGGTACTGGGAGGTGATGCCGTCCGAGGCCGAATTACAGAGGGTGGGCGAGATCCTGGAGCGCTTGTGGCAGGCATTTACTCTTCGGCTAAATTAA